A genomic region of Ignavibacteria bacterium contains the following coding sequences:
- a CDS encoding choice-of-anchor B family protein encodes MKNLLYIFILLISFIYSSVSQAQLGHNNMYLLKNIDTRRVPSPHTPPWHYSACWGYVAPNGREYAIMGCGIGTQIVDITDSANIREVYFSPATINFSNPDQGNIWRELKVYSNYLYVVSEADTSGIEIFDLSGLPDTVVYRGKYFLPNHSSSHTISQSGAYLYINGCNVEFGHGTTILDLTNPLAPLKRGRYNTEYVHDCRVVNDTLYASNIYTGKLVMFDVSNKDTLRQIASFGTIPNAFTHNSAVTKDGKYIFTTDETNNPPGKLKIWNKQNLSNITFIRNWQPTGITNTIVHNVEIIGDTAYIAHYNAGVRVLNIADPTNPVEIAWYDTYPSANSNTFAGAWGVYKFPSGKIIVSDMNTGLYVLKIGNTVNVQNINSHAENFSLAQNYPNPFNPETTIEFSIPAQGANSNVNLQVFDLSGRMLTTLVNEKLNSGTYKVKFDGKDYSSGIYFYKLTYGNHSQTKRMILVK; translated from the coding sequence ATGAAGAATTTACTCTATATTTTCATTTTACTTATAAGTTTTATATATAGCTCAGTTTCACAAGCCCAGCTTGGGCATAACAACATGTATTTGTTAAAAAATATTGACACAAGAAGAGTTCCTTCTCCGCATACACCTCCATGGCATTATTCTGCATGCTGGGGTTATGTTGCTCCTAACGGGAGAGAATATGCAATTATGGGATGCGGAATTGGAACGCAGATTGTTGACATAACAGATTCTGCAAACATACGTGAAGTTTATTTTAGTCCGGCTACAATTAATTTTTCAAATCCTGACCAGGGAAATATTTGGCGTGAATTGAAAGTTTATAGTAATTATCTCTATGTGGTTTCGGAAGCGGATACAAGCGGAATAGAAATTTTTGATTTATCGGGACTGCCTGACACGGTTGTTTATCGCGGAAAATATTTCCTTCCTAACCATAGTTCGTCTCATACAATTTCACAATCAGGAGCTTATTTATACATTAACGGTTGCAACGTTGAGTTTGGGCATGGAACTACCATACTCGATTTGACAAACCCGCTCGCGCCGCTCAAAAGAGGAAGATACAATACGGAATATGTTCATGATTGCAGAGTTGTTAATGATACTTTATATGCCTCAAATATTTATACGGGAAAGCTTGTGATGTTTGATGTATCAAATAAAGATACACTCAGGCAAATTGCGTCATTCGGAACAATACCGAATGCTTTCACACACAACAGCGCAGTCACAAAAGACGGGAAATATATTTTTACAACAGATGAAACCAATAATCCTCCGGGGAAATTAAAAATCTGGAACAAACAAAACCTGTCTAACATAACCTTTATAAGAAATTGGCAGCCGACCGGAATTACAAACACGATTGTTCATAATGTCGAAATAATAGGAGACACTGCATATATTGCTCACTACAATGCGGGTGTAAGAGTCTTGAACATTGCAGACCCCACAAACCCTGTGGAAATTGCATGGTATGATACTTATCCTTCTGCGAATTCAAACACTTTTGCCGGCGCATGGGGCGTTTATAAATTTCCTTCAGGAAAAATTATTGTTTCGGATATGAATACAGGTTTATATGTTTTGAAAATCGGCAATACTGTGAACGTTCAGAACATAAACAGTCACGCAGAAAATTTTTCTCTTGCGCAGAATTATCCGAATCCGTTTAATCCCGAAACAACGATTGAGTTTTCAATACCGGCTCAGGGCGCAAACTCAAATGTTAATTTACAAGTTTTTGATTTATCGGGAAGAATGCTGACAACGTTGGTTAATGAGAAATTAAATTCAGGAACATATAAAGTAAAATTTGATGGAAAAGATTATTCTTCAGGAATTTATTTTTATAAGCTGACTTATGGAAATCATTCTCAAACAAAGAGAATGATACTGGTGAAGTAA
- a CDS encoding M20/M25/M40 family metallo-hydrolase encodes MRKYILILFILVLCGFGIQNDGPEITKEELKEHLMYLADSSLAGRFPGTEGDRLAQEYIIKEFQKSGLKPAGMNGTYIQEFKMATQMKLGDNNSATISTGDTTYNLTPKDNYTPLGFTGNGSASGNLVFVGYGIDAPEQNYDDFKDTLGNNLNLQGKILIMMRFGPDHLNPHGNPFEKYEDTRYKTLIPRDEGAAGIIVINGPEFDENDRLMRVRYDNMLANQGIPIINVKRDIINAVLKANGYDIKELQKKINDANKSYSFELAKGSASFETMVTPTLAKTGNILGFLEGNDPVLKNEVVVIGAHYDHVGLGLYGSLAANKEEQIHYGADDNASGTTATLEIAEKLAANRKDLKRSVLLMLFGAEEAGIIGSAYFTNSDLFKQYNIVAMLNMDMIGRYKDKLTIYGIGTSPIWETMLTNINNTTYKFDIGFVPDGYGPSDHSSFYAKNIPVLHFFTGTHEDYHRPSDTFDKINYDAQQNIARMVYDVAIELINAPKKPEFTVVKKEQQQTQTTGQMKVTVGTIPDYGFTGEGLKITGVREGSPGAKAGLLAGDVIIKFGETSIKNIYDYTNVLGKYNPDDEVDIIVKRGEQELTLHVKLEKRN; translated from the coding sequence ATGAGAAAATATATTTTAATATTATTTATACTTGTGCTTTGCGGATTCGGAATTCAAAATGACGGACCCGAAATCACAAAAGAAGAGCTTAAAGAACATTTAATGTATCTTGCAGATTCTTCTCTTGCAGGCAGGTTTCCCGGAACCGAAGGCGACCGGCTTGCGCAAGAATATATTATAAAAGAATTTCAAAAAAGCGGGTTAAAACCTGCAGGAATGAATGGAACATACATTCAGGAATTTAAAATGGCAACTCAAATGAAGCTTGGTGATAACAATTCTGCAACGATTTCCACAGGTGATACTACTTATAATTTAACGCCAAAAGATAATTATACTCCATTGGGTTTCACAGGCAATGGCAGCGCAAGTGGTAATTTAGTTTTTGTCGGATACGGAATCGATGCACCGGAACAGAACTATGACGATTTTAAAGATACTCTTGGAAATAATTTAAATCTTCAGGGGAAAATTTTGATAATGATGAGGTTTGGTCCTGACCATCTTAATCCGCATGGCAATCCGTTCGAGAAATATGAAGATACAAGATATAAAACTTTAATTCCGCGTGATGAAGGTGCCGCAGGAATTATAGTTATCAACGGTCCAGAGTTTGACGAAAACGACCGGCTTATGAGAGTGCGATATGACAATATGCTTGCAAATCAAGGAATTCCGATTATTAATGTTAAACGTGATATAATAAATGCAGTTCTAAAAGCTAATGGATATGATATTAAAGAGCTTCAGAAAAAAATTAATGATGCAAATAAATCATATTCATTTGAGCTTGCAAAAGGCTCTGCTTCTTTTGAAACAATGGTAACTCCTACACTTGCAAAAACAGGCAACATACTTGGTTTTCTTGAAGGTAATGACCCTGTTTTAAAAAATGAAGTTGTAGTTATAGGTGCGCATTATGACCATGTCGGACTTGGCTTATACGGCTCACTTGCTGCAAATAAAGAGGAACAAATTCATTACGGCGCAGACGACAATGCATCGGGAACAACAGCAACTCTGGAAATTGCTGAAAAACTTGCAGCTAATCGAAAAGACTTAAAGAGAAGCGTATTGCTTATGCTCTTTGGTGCAGAAGAAGCAGGCATTATTGGTTCGGCTTATTTTACTAACTCGGATTTATTTAAGCAATATAACATTGTTGCAATGCTGAATATGGATATGATCGGGAGATATAAAGATAAATTAACAATTTATGGCATAGGAACCTCTCCAATCTGGGAAACAATGTTGACTAATATAAACAATACAACATATAAATTTGACATCGGATTTGTTCCTGACGGTTATGGACCCTCCGACCATTCAAGTTTTTATGCAAAGAACATTCCCGTTCTGCATTTCTTCACAGGCACACACGAAGATTACCACAGACCGTCGGATACTTTTGATAAAATCAATTACGATGCCCAGCAAAACATTGCAAGAATGGTTTATGATGTTGCAATTGAATTGATTAATGCTCCTAAAAAACCTGAGTTCACGGTTGTTAAGAAAGAGCAGCAGCAAACACAGACAACGGGTCAGATGAAGGTTACAGTCGGAACAATTCCTGACTATGGTTTTACGGGTGAAGGGTTAAAAATAACCGGCGTAAGAGAAGGAAGTCCGGGTGCAAAAGCCGGATTACTTGCAGGTGATGTAATTATAAAATTTGGCGAGACTTCCATTAAAAATATTTATGACTATACGAATGTTTTGGGCAAATACAATCCTGATGACGAAGTGGATATTATTGTTAAACGCGGTGAGCAGGAATTAACTCTGCATGTGAAATTGGAAAAGAGAAATTAA
- a CDS encoding T9SS type A sorting domain-containing protein — translation MKNILSVFLFLLIAVNSFAQDLYIPNNPYDEAPEEVKKRKAFNRERWFYEQRMFPNNYIPDGAYKKAQDMRDELRRTQGFYYNTENTWESIGPTSGSLTSWGKISSRMGSIKVHPTDPNIIYIGGACGGIWKTTNGGLNWMPKSDNQVSLSTGSIAIDPTNTNIIYYGTGEATYSIVSYTGRGLLKSTDGGDTWTNYTTGLPSQTLFARIAIRPGAPNELLAALGTTGGVYRSTDAGVSWVQVRAGRCDDVVFDPTGTKAYINGSSGVIISTDGGASFTQTVTGYAPGARNQITIAKTNPNILYASGYFSGDGSIRVYKSTDAGLNWAQVSVGTNFAGSQAWYDFYIYASPFNENLVYVGSIDTWRSTNGGTSFTNITNAYSGGGVHPDQQNMDFHPTDPNIIYIVNDGGLNKSTDQGNTFTNLNADLTLTQFYRMTSNPTNPQQLLGGTQDNGTQQTLGTITWAAAFGGDGGEVCFHPVNSQYILGETQNNGVQKSTNGGMSFSGATSGLTGSGAWVGPIIAHPDSATIFYTARQRVFKSTTWGGNWVAISSGISGTIRELAISKSNPSIIYGSVSGSIFKSTDRGYTFASVTNNMPGSVITSISIKPDNPDDVLLSFASTGSYGVARTTNGGVNWVNVSSNLPTTPVNDVMHYYPNMSTNVFICATDVGVFMSNNLGGSWIELANGLPNTVAMHLDYNAMSNRLTIGTHGRGTYRLTAPLVNVSNISSTIPDNYNLSQNYPNPFNPVTKIKYAIKQSGMVTLKVYDALGRNVSTIVNQNQSPGTYEAIFDASNLTSGIYFYKIETGNYAETKKMMVLK, via the coding sequence ATGAAAAATATTTTATCAGTTTTTTTATTTTTACTCATTGCAGTAAATTCCTTTGCTCAGGATTTATATATTCCTAACAATCCTTATGACGAAGCTCCTGAGGAAGTGAAAAAAAGAAAAGCATTCAATCGTGAACGCTGGTTTTATGAGCAGAGAATGTTTCCAAACAACTATATTCCTGACGGTGCATATAAAAAAGCACAGGATATGAGAGATGAATTGAGAAGAACTCAAGGATTTTATTATAATACTGAAAATACATGGGAAAGCATAGGACCAACAAGCGGAAGCTTAACTTCTTGGGGAAAGATTTCTTCAAGAATGGGTTCTATTAAAGTCCATCCGACTGACCCGAATATAATTTATATTGGCGGTGCATGTGGCGGTATATGGAAAACAACCAATGGTGGTTTGAACTGGATGCCGAAATCGGATAATCAGGTGTCTTTATCGACCGGTTCCATTGCAATTGACCCCACAAATACAAACATAATTTATTATGGAACAGGTGAAGCAACCTATAGTATTGTTTCTTATACAGGAAGAGGATTATTAAAGTCAACTGACGGCGGAGATACGTGGACTAATTATACAACCGGTCTCCCTTCGCAAACACTATTTGCAAGAATTGCAATCCGTCCAGGCGCTCCTAATGAATTGCTTGCAGCACTGGGAACAACAGGCGGTGTATATAGAAGTACCGATGCCGGAGTAAGTTGGGTTCAGGTTAGAGCAGGCAGATGTGATGATGTTGTTTTTGATCCGACAGGAACTAAAGCATACATTAACGGCAGCAGCGGTGTCATTATATCTACTGACGGTGGTGCCTCATTTACTCAAACAGTAACAGGATATGCTCCGGGTGCAAGAAATCAAATTACGATTGCTAAAACCAATCCTAATATTTTATATGCTTCAGGATATTTTTCAGGCGATGGCTCAATAAGAGTATACAAATCAACCGATGCCGGATTAAATTGGGCTCAGGTTTCCGTCGGAACGAACTTTGCCGGTTCACAGGCATGGTATGATTTTTATATTTATGCTAGTCCTTTTAATGAGAACTTGGTATATGTCGGAAGCATAGACACCTGGCGCTCAACAAACGGAGGAACTTCATTTACTAATATTACGAATGCTTATTCAGGCGGCGGTGTCCATCCTGACCAGCAAAATATGGATTTTCATCCGACCGACCCTAATATTATATACATAGTGAATGACGGGGGTTTAAATAAATCAACCGACCAGGGCAATACATTTACAAATCTAAATGCGGATTTGACTTTAACGCAGTTTTACAGGATGACTTCGAATCCTACAAATCCTCAGCAGCTTCTTGGCGGAACCCAGGATAACGGAACTCAGCAAACATTAGGCACTATTACATGGGCGGCTGCATTTGGAGGAGATGGAGGTGAAGTTTGTTTCCATCCTGTTAATTCTCAATACATTTTAGGTGAAACTCAAAATAATGGAGTTCAGAAATCCACAAATGGCGGAATGTCATTCAGCGGCGCTACAAGCGGTCTGACCGGTTCAGGCGCATGGGTAGGTCCTATTATTGCTCATCCTGATTCAGCTACAATTTTTTATACAGCAAGACAAAGAGTTTTCAAATCTACTACCTGGGGAGGAAACTGGGTAGCAATCTCATCAGGCATAAGCGGCACTATAAGAGAACTTGCAATCAGCAAATCAAACCCTTCAATAATTTATGGAAGCGTATCAGGTTCAATTTTCAAATCAACTGACCGCGGTTATACTTTTGCAAGCGTAACAAACAACATGCCCGGTTCGGTCATCACAAGTATTTCCATAAAACCCGATAACCCTGATGATGTTCTTCTCAGCTTTGCATCAACCGGAAGCTATGGTGTGGCGCGAACTACTAATGGCGGTGTAAATTGGGTCAATGTATCGAGCAATTTACCAACAACCCCCGTTAACGATGTAATGCATTATTATCCGAATATGTCAACAAATGTATTTATTTGCGCAACTGATGTCGGAGTATTTATGAGCAACAATCTCGGCGGAAGCTGGATTGAGCTTGCGAACGGATTGCCTAACACTGTTGCAATGCATCTTGATTATAACGCAATGTCAAACAGATTAACAATAGGAACACACGGAAGAGGGACATACAGATTAACAGCTCCGCTTGTTAATGTCAGCAACATAAGTTCAACTATTCCCGACAATTATAATTTATCTCAAAATTATCCTAATCCGTTTAATCCTGTTACAAAGATTAAATATGCGATTAAACAATCGGGAATGGTTACATTAAAAGTTTATGATGCGCTTGGAAGAAACGTTTCAACTATAGTAAATCAAAATCAATCTCCCGGAACTTATGAAGCGATTTTCGATGCATCGAACCTAACGAGCGGAATTTATTTCTATAAAATCGAAACAGGAAACTACGCGGAAACAAAAAAGATGATGGTGCTTAAATAG
- a CDS encoding nuclear transport factor 2 family protein, whose product MNTKALLEQIGKTIDAKDTVGFADFITADGQFRFANYPAAQGRENIIKAVDDFFKTIKSSKHSIIKYWQDDNSIVWQGEVLYTRLDGKQLTINFVNIFNMSGDKIKDYFIYIDNTPLYADMPEV is encoded by the coding sequence ATGAATACGAAAGCATTACTTGAACAAATTGGAAAAACAATTGATGCAAAAGATACGGTTGGTTTTGCAGATTTCATTACTGCAGACGGTCAGTTCCGTTTTGCAAATTATCCGGCTGCTCAAGGTAGGGAAAATATCATAAAAGCAGTTGATGATTTTTTTAAAACAATAAAATCATCGAAACATAGCATAATAAAATACTGGCAGGATGATAATTCAATTGTCTGGCAGGGAGAAGTTTTATATACTCGTTTAGATGGAAAACAGCTAACAATTAATTTTGTAAATATATTTAATATGTCGGGCGATAAGATAAAAGATTATTTCATCTACATTGACAATACTCCGCTTTATGCGGATATGCCTGAAGTATAA
- a CDS encoding S8 family serine peptidase, with product MKKIYISVFFILIFVLFSGFNKQISNPKLSMNLNKVLNNIPGNNSYLVWIFFTDKGGNTIDDAIRNLTKENFERRSKSGELNIDYTDIPVNKNYIDAIKNEKINVKQISKWFNAVSCYATQEQIESLLEYDFIRKIDFVNTFPLPEKQKNKKTLIDNAIEEITADNPPSQHSLNYGSSFQQSELINVPICHDSGYKGQGILIASFDTGVDNLTHPCFDSMRVRGIRTYDFVNHDTIISNQGGQMGDGGHGTRTLSLVAGYAPGFLISPAFQSRYIIAKTENTDSETPQEEDNWIAAAEWADSLGADIITSSLGYLDMDPGSAYTYNWTWMNGDSCRITIAADLAVHKGIIVVNSAGNNGFDANHNTLNAPADGDSVLTIGSINFNGQRSAFSSIGPTTDGRIKPDVMAVGSGNLTATTGAGTTGYTSSGSGTSFSCPMVAGACAIILSANNDLMPMQVMGFLKTTANNTSTPNNLIGWGTIDTWEALKLAREVSNIDPETPIPHDYILNQNYPNPFNPVTTIPFSLRTGGNVTIKVYDIKGAFVGYVLNNKSYPDGGFTVELNTNDFALSSGVFFYTMSVNDKFVSTRKMVLVK from the coding sequence ATGAAAAAAATCTACATTAGCGTTTTTTTTATATTGATATTTGTTTTGTTTTCGGGTTTTAATAAGCAAATTTCTAACCCGAAGCTTTCTATGAATCTCAACAAAGTATTGAACAATATTCCCGGGAATAATTCATATTTAGTCTGGATTTTTTTTACTGACAAAGGCGGAAATACTATTGACGATGCCATACGCAACCTTACTAAAGAAAATTTTGAACGACGCTCGAAATCAGGCGAATTAAATATAGATTATACCGACATACCTGTAAATAAAAATTATATTGATGCCATCAAGAATGAAAAAATTAATGTTAAGCAGATATCAAAATGGTTCAATGCTGTTTCATGCTATGCCACACAGGAGCAAATTGAATCTCTTTTAGAATATGATTTTATCAGAAAAATCGATTTTGTGAATACTTTCCCGCTGCCTGAAAAACAAAAGAATAAAAAAACTCTCATAGATAATGCTATTGAAGAAATCACAGCCGATAATCCGCCTTCTCAGCATTCATTAAACTATGGAAGTTCTTTTCAGCAGAGCGAATTGATAAATGTTCCGATTTGTCATGACAGCGGATACAAAGGACAGGGAATATTGATTGCATCGTTTGATACAGGTGTTGATAACCTGACGCATCCTTGTTTTGACAGTATGAGAGTCCGAGGAATAAGAACTTATGATTTTGTAAATCATGACACAATTATTTCAAATCAAGGCGGTCAAATGGGTGACGGCGGTCACGGAACAAGAACCCTCTCACTGGTTGCAGGCTATGCCCCGGGATTTTTAATATCACCTGCATTTCAATCACGATATATAATTGCAAAAACCGAAAACACCGATAGCGAAACTCCTCAGGAAGAAGATAACTGGATAGCTGCAGCCGAATGGGCTGATTCGCTTGGTGCAGATATAATTACCAGTTCACTCGGATATCTTGATATGGATCCGGGTTCGGCATATACTTATAACTGGACGTGGATGAACGGTGACAGCTGCAGGATTACAATTGCTGCAGACCTTGCGGTTCATAAAGGAATAATTGTTGTGAATTCGGCAGGTAATAACGGATTTGATGCAAATCATAATACCTTAAATGCTCCTGCAGACGGTGACAGTGTATTAACAATAGGTTCAATAAATTTTAACGGACAGCGTTCAGCTTTTTCCTCAATCGGACCGACTACGGATGGAAGAATTAAACCTGATGTTATGGCTGTTGGCAGCGGGAATCTGACCGCAACAACAGGCGCAGGAACAACAGGGTATACGTCAAGCGGAAGCGGAACGTCATTTTCATGCCCTATGGTCGCAGGTGCTTGCGCAATTATTTTATCAGCTAATAATGATTTAATGCCGATGCAGGTAATGGGTTTTTTGAAAACCACCGCAAATAATACTTCAACGCCTAATAATCTGATCGGATGGGGAACAATTGATACGTGGGAAGCACTTAAGCTTGCACGTGAAGTTTCAAACATCGACCCTGAAACACCTATTCCGCATGATTATATTTTAAATCAGAATTATCCTAACCCGTTTAATCCCGTTACGACAATTCCGTTCTCTTTAAGAACAGGCGGAAATGTTACTATAAAAGTTTATGACATTAAAGGCGCATTTGTCGGGTATGTTCTGAATAATAAGTCTTATCCCGACGGAGGATTTACGGTCGAGTTAAATACAAACGATTTTGCTCTATCAAGCGGAGTATTTTTCTATACTATGAGCGTTAATGATAAATTTGTATCAACAAGAAAAATGGTATTGGTAAAATAG
- a CDS encoding PAS domain S-box protein yields the protein MPSSIQKNKKSIFKKPSRRLTQKKFPSAQALTTLIAKLKKANNQLLEQEKILRQNDTNIKALLENTLQSFILIDRKFNVVEFNKTAFSSKKKVAGKKLQKGIHISEYVPPKLLPEFAKILAKCFKGNPIVVTRAFVGVDGTPFTFIFSFTPVNYDGKKYNNISISSLDITELKETEDKLRESEAYLKALMRSSDIGLWAIDKNYKILFFNEYHAKSLKDFFGIKIKIGADARELIHPGSDKDLTLFMYDKALNGQSFSYEEKLTLKNGTSIWTEFRYAPVKINDEVIGVVVRAIGITSRKEMEEKIIESEANLSSIIENSKESIWSVDTNYKLLKFNSHFKNLLKYLINRDIQISDCILYPEFGDDVIKQWVERYDKCFNGESVIFEHERDKKFFKIFMHPLIENGGRITGAVCVYRDVTKKKKDEQIREKLTNDLITRNKELQEFAYIISHNLRAPVVNLEALVSLYDKQNPDADDNHEILDNFEYCIKQLKETLEDLIQVVSINSDKTFKREKIQFEKLLNDIKSSLYTQLKEANADVRIDFESAPAINYPYSHLHNIVINLITNSIKFRSPFRPLKISVSTEKVNGYINLKYSDNGIGFNYEKYKDRVFGLYQRFHEGKEGKGLGLYLINSILREMDGKLNIWSKENEGTRFDIFLKE from the coding sequence GTGCCGAGTTCGATACAAAAAAATAAAAAAAGTATTTTTAAAAAACCTTCACGGCGATTAACGCAGAAAAAATTCCCTTCTGCACAGGCGCTTACTACCCTGATTGCAAAATTAAAAAAAGCAAACAACCAGCTCTTAGAACAGGAAAAAATTCTTCGTCAGAATGATACAAACATCAAAGCGCTCCTGGAAAATACCCTGCAATCATTTATTCTTATTGACCGTAAGTTTAATGTAGTTGAATTTAATAAAACTGCTTTCAGTTCAAAAAAGAAAGTTGCCGGAAAAAAACTGCAGAAAGGAATTCATATTTCTGAATACGTTCCGCCTAAGCTTCTTCCCGAGTTTGCAAAAATTCTCGCGAAATGTTTTAAGGGTAATCCGATTGTTGTAACACGGGCATTTGTCGGAGTTGACGGCACTCCTTTTACTTTTATTTTCAGCTTTACCCCCGTAAACTATGACGGCAAAAAATATAATAATATATCAATAAGCTCCCTCGATATAACGGAGCTAAAAGAAACTGAAGACAAGCTGCGCGAATCTGAGGCTTACCTGAAAGCCCTGATGCGAAGCAGTGACATCGGGTTATGGGCTATTGATAAAAATTATAAAATTTTATTCTTTAATGAGTATCATGCAAAATCTTTAAAAGATTTTTTCGGCATTAAAATAAAAATCGGAGCAGATGCCAGAGAGCTTATTCATCCCGGTTCGGATAAAGACCTTACTCTTTTTATGTATGATAAGGCTTTGAATGGACAGTCATTTTCTTATGAAGAGAAGCTGACTTTAAAAAACGGCACTTCAATCTGGACTGAATTCCGATATGCACCCGTAAAGATTAATGATGAAGTAATCGGTGTCGTTGTCCGTGCAATCGGAATCACTTCAAGGAAAGAAATGGAAGAAAAAATTATTGAAAGCGAGGCAAACCTTTCTTCCATAATTGAGAACTCAAAGGAATCAATATGGTCAGTTGATACTAACTATAAGCTTTTAAAATTCAACTCGCATTTCAAAAATTTATTAAAATATCTTATTAACCGTGATATCCAGATAAGCGACTGCATTTTATACCCTGAATTCGGAGATGATGTAATTAAACAGTGGGTTGAGCGGTATGACAAGTGCTTCAATGGCGAATCAGTGATATTTGAACATGAAAGAGATAAAAAATTTTTTAAAATTTTCATGCATCCTTTGATTGAGAACGGAGGAAGGATAACCGGCGCTGTATGCGTTTACAGGGATGTAACAAAAAAGAAAAAAGATGAGCAGATTAGAGAAAAGCTTACAAATGATTTGATTACGAGAAACAAAGAGCTGCAGGAATTTGCATACATCATTTCTCATAATCTTCGAGCTCCTGTTGTTAATCTTGAAGCGCTCGTTTCCCTGTATGACAAACAGAATCCGGATGCCGATGACAACCATGAAATTCTTGATAATTTTGAATACTGCATAAAACAATTAAAGGAAACACTTGAAGATTTGATTCAGGTAGTTTCCATTAACTCTGACAAAACTTTCAAGCGTGAAAAAATTCAGTTTGAAAAACTTCTCAATGACATTAAAAGTTCTTTATACACACAGCTTAAGGAAGCTAACGCAGACGTGAGAATTGATTTTGAAAGCGCACCTGCCATAAACTACCCTTATTCACACTTGCATAACATAGTTATCAACTTGATTACAAACTCCATAAAATTCCGTTCCCCGTTCCGTCCTCTGAAAATTTCAGTTTCAACTGAAAAAGTTAACGGTTACATTAATCTGAAATATTCAGATAACGGCATCGGATTTAATTATGAAAAATACAAAGACCGCGTGTTCGGGCTTTACCAGCGATTCCATGAAGGCAAAGAAGGGAAAGGGCTTGGCTTGTATCTGATAAATTCCATTTTGCGCGAGATGGACGGCAAGCTCAATATCTGGAGCAAGGAAAATGAAGGGACCAGATTCGACATTTTCTTAAAAGAATAG
- a CDS encoding response regulator, with amino-acid sequence MSCKKNILIVDDDSVFIFLSKKLFSKFAPHCNVDTCGNGKEGIELIHNCIRKKTSLPDTILLDINMPVFNGWDFLEEFILLPEDMTSKSDIYILTSSIRDDDKERSKNYYIVKEFISKPITPEIIKKVIA; translated from the coding sequence ATGTCCTGCAAAAAAAATATATTGATTGTTGATGACGACAGTGTATTTATTTTCCTGAGCAAAAAATTATTTTCAAAATTTGCCCCGCACTGCAATGTTGATACCTGCGGAAACGGAAAGGAAGGCATTGAGCTCATTCACAACTGCATCCGCAAAAAAACTTCACTGCCAGATACCATCCTTCTCGATATAAATATGCCCGTATTCAACGGATGGGATTTTCTTGAAGAATTTATTCTTCTGCCGGAAGATATGACCTCAAAATCCGACATATACATTCTAACTTCGTCAATTCGCGATGACGATAAGGAGCGCTCGAAGAATTATTACATCGTAAAAGAGTTTATCTCCAAACCCATCACACCCGAAATCATTAAAAAAGTAATTGCGTAA